A part of Myxococcus landrumus genomic DNA contains:
- the tssM gene encoding type VI secretion system membrane subunit TssM, whose protein sequence is MLALTVLIAVFIVLVWTAVLLLSLPLWGAIVPTVLLVFIIVAAYLFQRHQASKAARDIERELGVQADAQLQNVRPDQQEEIQAMQAEFSKALQSLKSSKLARARQGKDALSVLPWYMIIGPPGSGKSTALRNSGIQFPYLSSRGGGVKGVGGTRNCEWWLTNEGVILDTAGRYTTEDDDREEWLSFLDMLKRNRPRKPVNGLVVAVSVGDLIGIDEEQSVQLAQTIRERVDEVMERLKMIVPVYVMFTKCDLLAGFVDIFGDLPKTERGQIWGFTVKPEDARDAIGETFAARFDELAEVVEQRSIVRIGAERHPETRERIFRFPQQFEGLRSNLIEFVQALFAENVYADTPVMRGVYFTSGTQEGSPIDRVMNAMADAFGIRRNTTPEGGRPAVESRSYFLRDMFAEVVFPDQNLAMMSSAEVLRQKRIQLAYAGGCLALALLILLFPTLSFVKNRRFIQTTLVMAQALKLQEAGATGAGPMVDAMLPMRQQIDKLLEWEQEGPPAGMRFGLYRGDELIAPLGAFYGATVRRVLIDPVLTSDLKEMKTWVEAQRQGEETPTGREYARYFDRLKLHLLLSGPRTAREPELGDGVRSWLVKSLTERWGRKPGFTDSAHRTTQMSSHVDSFVKLLAQDSTNLAFTRNDKVVRDVRVVLDRLPFSTLALEQLIADVGREGYDITISSVLGSTTQHIKGDGRVRGAFTRKGWETVVSAKLEHPLQGADIWVLDKDTNATNELELERQERILRSAYYEQYILEWKAFLSSLRVQPPTNTTEALALLEDLTRGEPPPLARLFKAVDYNVSLGAEEIDTSAVEDGVLKKIKGKLGGNAAALEKGVRFASDKMAGGDGAEVEYFTEQSVKPSFKGLTDFGAPPKRAKGPDAPPPESIPLDLYQEQLQFLRDAQRAVMESQDESAAMMARVQTARVSIKSLISAQEIGWRPRIEALLWPPIEAISELTLKEAGGKASDQWCSEVATAFKQKLAGHYPFNRNGQDAAVADVGDFFRPESGTLWGFYSGVLKSHVEQSGSRFKFVTRAGRAGGNLYYGSVLTFLSRSREISESLFAPRDAEPGVKFSFHIRPSPKLASIRFTVDGQTVDYNNGPEEWHNFEWPGKGGKSVGASIRVRNNRGQPETVEQEGEWGLFRLLEEGTARVEGGARVFSVTWALPSSETEVVIDFKPSRSASPFFGVSAGRNAKLMQPFRMPGVQPPRVIAKGGSGCSG, encoded by the coding sequence ATGCTGGCTCTCACCGTGCTCATCGCGGTCTTCATCGTCCTGGTGTGGACCGCCGTCCTCCTGCTCAGCCTGCCGCTGTGGGGCGCCATCGTCCCCACCGTGCTGCTGGTGTTCATCATCGTCGCGGCCTACCTCTTCCAGCGCCACCAGGCGTCGAAGGCGGCGCGAGACATCGAGCGGGAGCTCGGCGTGCAGGCGGACGCCCAGCTCCAGAACGTCCGGCCGGATCAGCAGGAAGAGATCCAGGCCATGCAGGCCGAGTTCTCCAAGGCGCTCCAGTCGCTCAAGTCCTCCAAGCTGGCGCGTGCGCGGCAGGGCAAGGACGCGCTGTCGGTGCTGCCCTGGTACATGATCATCGGGCCGCCGGGCTCCGGGAAGAGCACGGCGCTGCGCAACTCGGGCATCCAGTTCCCGTACCTCTCCTCGCGCGGCGGTGGCGTGAAGGGCGTCGGCGGTACGCGCAACTGTGAGTGGTGGCTGACCAACGAGGGCGTCATCCTCGACACGGCGGGCCGCTACACCACCGAGGACGATGACCGCGAGGAGTGGCTGAGCTTCCTGGACATGCTCAAGCGCAACCGCCCGCGCAAGCCCGTCAACGGGCTGGTGGTGGCGGTGAGCGTGGGCGACCTCATCGGCATCGACGAGGAGCAGTCGGTCCAGCTCGCGCAGACCATCCGCGAGCGCGTGGACGAGGTGATGGAGCGATTGAAGATGATCGTTCCCGTCTACGTGATGTTCACCAAGTGCGACCTGCTCGCGGGCTTCGTGGACATCTTCGGCGACCTGCCGAAGACCGAGCGCGGGCAGATCTGGGGCTTCACGGTGAAGCCCGAGGATGCCCGGGACGCCATCGGTGAGACGTTCGCCGCGCGCTTCGACGAGCTGGCCGAGGTGGTGGAGCAGCGCAGCATCGTGCGCATCGGCGCGGAGCGCCATCCGGAGACGCGCGAGCGCATCTTCCGCTTCCCCCAGCAGTTCGAGGGGCTGCGCTCGAACCTCATCGAGTTCGTGCAGGCGCTCTTCGCGGAGAACGTCTACGCGGACACGCCGGTGATGCGCGGCGTGTACTTCACGAGCGGCACGCAGGAGGGCAGCCCCATCGACCGCGTGATGAACGCGATGGCGGACGCCTTCGGCATCCGGCGCAACACGACGCCCGAGGGCGGCCGTCCGGCGGTGGAGTCGCGCAGCTACTTCCTGCGGGACATGTTCGCGGAGGTGGTCTTCCCCGACCAGAACCTCGCGATGATGAGCTCGGCGGAGGTGCTGCGGCAGAAGCGCATCCAGCTCGCCTACGCGGGAGGCTGCCTCGCGCTCGCGCTGCTCATCCTGTTGTTCCCCACGCTCTCCTTCGTCAAGAACCGCCGCTTCATCCAGACGACGCTGGTGATGGCACAGGCGCTCAAGCTGCAGGAGGCGGGGGCGACAGGCGCGGGGCCCATGGTGGACGCGATGCTCCCCATGCGGCAGCAGATCGACAAGCTGCTGGAGTGGGAGCAGGAGGGCCCGCCCGCGGGCATGCGCTTCGGCCTGTATCGCGGGGACGAGCTCATCGCGCCGCTGGGCGCGTTCTACGGCGCCACCGTGCGGCGCGTGCTCATCGACCCGGTGCTGACCTCGGACCTGAAGGAGATGAAGACCTGGGTCGAGGCGCAGCGGCAGGGGGAGGAGACGCCGACGGGGCGTGAGTACGCGCGCTACTTCGACCGGCTGAAGCTGCACCTGCTGCTCTCCGGCCCGCGCACGGCCCGCGAGCCGGAGCTGGGTGACGGCGTGCGTTCGTGGCTGGTGAAGAGCCTCACGGAGCGCTGGGGCCGCAAGCCCGGGTTCACCGACAGCGCCCACCGCACGACGCAGATGTCCAGCCACGTCGACTCGTTCGTGAAGCTGCTGGCGCAGGACTCCACCAACCTGGCCTTCACGCGCAACGACAAGGTGGTCCGCGACGTCCGAGTGGTGCTGGACCGGTTGCCCTTCTCCACCCTGGCGCTGGAGCAGCTCATCGCCGACGTGGGGCGCGAGGGCTACGACATCACCATCTCCTCCGTGCTGGGCAGCACCACTCAGCACATCAAGGGCGATGGGCGGGTGAGGGGCGCCTTCACGCGCAAGGGCTGGGAGACCGTGGTGTCGGCGAAGCTGGAGCACCCGCTCCAAGGCGCCGACATCTGGGTGCTGGACAAGGACACCAACGCCACCAACGAGCTGGAGCTGGAGCGGCAGGAGCGCATCCTGCGGTCGGCGTATTACGAGCAATACATCCTGGAGTGGAAGGCATTCCTCTCCAGCCTCAGGGTCCAGCCGCCCACCAACACGACGGAAGCGCTGGCCCTGTTGGAGGACCTCACGCGTGGTGAGCCGCCACCCCTGGCGCGGCTCTTCAAGGCGGTCGACTACAACGTCAGCCTGGGGGCCGAGGAGATTGACACGTCGGCTGTCGAAGACGGGGTCCTCAAGAAGATCAAAGGGAAGCTGGGAGGCAATGCGGCGGCCCTCGAGAAGGGCGTCCGGTTCGCCAGCGACAAGATGGCGGGAGGCGACGGGGCGGAGGTCGAGTACTTCACCGAGCAGAGCGTGAAGCCGAGCTTCAAGGGGTTGACCGACTTTGGTGCCCCGCCGAAGCGCGCGAAGGGGCCGGACGCGCCGCCGCCGGAGTCCATCCCGCTGGACCTCTACCAGGAACAGCTCCAGTTCCTCCGCGATGCCCAGCGCGCCGTGATGGAGAGCCAGGATGAATCCGCGGCGATGATGGCCCGCGTGCAGACCGCGCGCGTCAGCATCAAGTCGCTCATTTCGGCGCAGGAGATTGGCTGGCGTCCGCGCATCGAGGCGCTGCTGTGGCCGCCCATCGAGGCCATCTCCGAGCTGACCCTCAAGGAGGCCGGAGGGAAGGCGAGCGACCAGTGGTGCAGCGAGGTGGCCACCGCGTTCAAGCAGAAGCTCGCGGGGCACTACCCCTTCAACCGCAATGGCCAGGACGCGGCGGTGGCCGACGTGGGCGACTTCTTCCGGCCGGAGTCGGGGACGCTCTGGGGCTTCTACAGCGGCGTCCTGAAGAGCCACGTCGAGCAGTCGGGGAGTCGCTTCAAGTTCGTCACCCGAGCAGGTCGCGCGGGCGGCAACCTGTACTACGGCTCCGTGCTGACGTTCCTCTCCCGTTCGCGGGAGATCTCCGAGTCCCTCTTCGCTCCCCGGGACGCCGAGCCCGGCGTGAAGTTCTCCTTCCACATCCGGCCTTCACCGAAGCTCGCGTCCATCCGCTTCACCGTGGACGGGCAGACGGTCGACTACAACAACGGCCCGGAGGAGTGGCACAACTTCGAGTGGCCCGGGAAGGGCGGCAAGTCGGTGGGCGCGTCCATCCGGGTGCGCAACAACCGGGGCCAGCCCGAGACTGTCGAACAGGAAGGCGAGTGGGGTCTGTTCCGCTTGCTGGAAGAGGGCACGGCCCGGGTGGAGGGTGGGGCGCGGGTGTTCTCGGTGACGTGGGCGCTTCCGTCCTCGGAGACGGAAGTGGTCATCGACTTCAAGCCGTCGCGCAGCGCCTCGCCGTTCTTCGGTGTCTCCGCGGGCCGCAACGCCAAGCTCATGCAGCCGTTCCGCATGCCGGGTGTTCAGCCTCCACGCGTCATCGCCAAGGGAGGCTCGGGATGCTCGGGGTAA
- the tssK gene encoding type VI secretion system baseplate subunit TssK: MKTPQRVVWSEGMFMNPQHMQQADLYHEGLLAARLGALTPYDWGVVEQEVDEKALAAGQFQLLRFVGILPDGLPLSFERGQPEAPQTRPIEEHFSANKRSLDVYLGVAREREGISSYGATEESTTSPRFSMVNRSVPDLAAAESVVPVAFAQRNLKLLFGTEPREDYDVIKIAELVRDRTGAPALASNYIPPCLRISASPYVLDRLRQILKAMQGKQRELAEGRRHRDATALEFSAGDVTKYLQLSALNGLIPQVAHVVEVADLNPQMVYLLLCQAAGQLSTFSAEADPGDLPKFQYTNLRATFDGLFQLLQKLLDVVAIEQCITVQLESRKDGMHLGRLEDERFLKAAQFILAVRSDLPEAEVAKSLPNLSKIASFVEIRDIIKAAAPGVPVEVTFRPPAEVPVKPGVVYFSLESGDPYWKNVITEQNVAIYLPRPFEPSKTKLELLAVPRQGTNGNGSGSSAKKSAVSR, from the coding sequence ATGAAGACACCCCAGCGTGTTGTCTGGTCCGAGGGGATGTTCATGAATCCCCAGCACATGCAGCAGGCGGACCTCTATCACGAGGGGTTGCTCGCGGCCCGGCTCGGTGCGTTGACGCCGTATGACTGGGGCGTCGTCGAGCAGGAGGTGGATGAGAAGGCGCTCGCGGCGGGCCAGTTCCAGCTCCTGCGCTTCGTCGGCATCCTGCCGGACGGGCTGCCGCTGTCCTTCGAGCGAGGCCAGCCCGAGGCACCGCAGACGCGCCCCATCGAGGAGCACTTCAGCGCGAACAAGCGCTCGCTGGATGTGTATCTGGGCGTGGCGCGCGAGCGGGAAGGCATCTCCAGCTACGGCGCGACGGAGGAGTCCACGACGTCGCCGCGCTTCTCGATGGTGAACCGCTCCGTGCCGGACCTGGCGGCGGCCGAGTCCGTGGTGCCAGTGGCCTTCGCGCAGCGCAACCTCAAGCTGCTTTTCGGCACGGAGCCGCGCGAGGACTACGACGTCATCAAGATCGCCGAGCTGGTGCGGGACAGGACGGGCGCCCCGGCGCTCGCCAGCAACTACATCCCGCCCTGCCTGCGCATCTCGGCGTCGCCGTACGTGCTGGACCGGCTGCGCCAGATTCTCAAGGCGATGCAGGGCAAGCAGCGCGAGCTGGCGGAGGGCCGCCGTCACCGCGACGCCACCGCGCTCGAGTTCTCGGCCGGGGATGTGACGAAGTACCTCCAGCTCAGCGCGCTCAACGGCCTCATCCCGCAGGTGGCCCACGTGGTGGAGGTCGCGGACCTCAACCCGCAGATGGTGTACCTGCTGCTGTGCCAGGCCGCCGGGCAGCTCTCCACGTTCTCCGCGGAGGCGGACCCGGGAGACCTGCCCAAGTTCCAGTACACCAACCTGCGCGCCACCTTCGACGGCCTCTTCCAGTTGCTCCAAAAGCTGCTGGACGTCGTGGCCATCGAGCAGTGCATCACGGTGCAACTGGAGTCCCGCAAGGACGGCATGCACCTGGGCCGGCTCGAGGACGAGCGCTTCCTCAAGGCCGCGCAGTTCATCCTCGCGGTGCGCAGCGACCTGCCCGAGGCGGAGGTCGCCAAGAGCCTGCCGAACCTCTCGAAGATCGCCAGCTTCGTGGAGATTCGCGACATCATCAAAGCCGCGGCGCCGGGAGTGCCGGTGGAGGTCACCTTCCGCCCTCCCGCCGAGGTGCCGGTGAAGCCGGGCGTGGTGTACTTCTCGCTCGAGAGCGGCGACCCGTACTGGAAGAACGTCATCACCGAGCAGAACGTGGCCATCTACCTGCCACGTCCGTTCGAGCCATCGAAGACGAAGCTGGAGCTGCTCGCGGTTCCCCGGCAGGGCACCAACGGGAACGGTAGCGGGAGTTCGGCGAAGAAGAGCGCTGTCAGTCGTTAG
- the tssA gene encoding type VI secretion system protein TssA, giving the protein MAVTLEQLKEQAKPWIEPVSADAPAGKAAKADPAYLEVLAEMAKLESVTGGAIDWQQVQSASGKVLQSTSKDLRIATYLAHCLYQTQGIDGLATGLVVVSEILDRYWPTLFPELARMRGRANVMTWLVERTAAHLPSLQVTASDRPRVEALEVAARRLSEVSKQKFEANGPAMRPLLESVQQLMASLPAEAPPPPPPPPPPPTPVAAPAPAAPKPAPPPVAAPPPPPVAAAAPAPMPAQAMPAVGALASADAAVDFLRQTGIALVSAAGVVRGASPVDPLSYRLLRIGLYLHLAQPPPADASGKTSIPVPPENLRANLERMAANARWAPLLEESEATLSQHRFFLDLHYLSAKALGELGHTAARQALVAELASWLKRMPTVPGLQFGDGTPVASPETRAWLESVVAPPVSPAAPQSFSGAETEKGDTAAEVLAEARKLLSGGNAAGAVNLLQEQVGAAGTGRKRFQARLTLAKLCAAAGQSHVARALYEVLDRESLERGLDTWEPKLSAECLEGWLALSRPPPKSPEALVSDFTARYHRLCLLEPSAALKVAP; this is encoded by the coding sequence ATGGCGGTCACACTGGAGCAACTGAAGGAACAGGCGAAGCCGTGGATTGAGCCGGTGTCGGCGGACGCACCCGCGGGCAAGGCGGCCAAGGCCGACCCCGCCTATCTGGAAGTGCTGGCCGAGATGGCCAAGCTCGAGTCCGTCACCGGTGGGGCCATCGACTGGCAACAGGTCCAGAGCGCCAGCGGCAAGGTGCTCCAGTCCACGTCGAAGGACCTGCGCATCGCCACCTATCTGGCGCACTGCCTCTACCAGACGCAGGGCATCGACGGGCTCGCCACGGGGCTCGTGGTCGTCTCCGAAATCCTGGACCGCTACTGGCCCACGCTCTTCCCGGAGCTGGCGCGCATGCGGGGTCGCGCCAACGTGATGACGTGGCTGGTGGAGCGCACCGCGGCCCATCTCCCGTCGCTGCAAGTGACGGCGAGCGACCGCCCGCGCGTGGAGGCACTCGAGGTCGCCGCCAGGCGCCTGTCGGAGGTGTCGAAGCAGAAGTTCGAAGCCAACGGGCCCGCGATGCGCCCCTTGTTGGAGAGCGTCCAGCAGCTGATGGCGTCGCTGCCGGCGGAGGCGCCACCTCCACCTCCACCTCCACCTCCACCTCCCACGCCCGTGGCCGCCCCAGCTCCAGCGGCGCCCAAGCCCGCACCGCCGCCTGTCGCCGCGCCGCCCCCTCCACCCGTGGCCGCCGCCGCGCCGGCGCCCATGCCCGCGCAGGCGATGCCCGCGGTGGGCGCACTGGCGAGCGCGGATGCGGCGGTCGACTTCCTTCGGCAGACGGGCATCGCGCTGGTCAGCGCCGCGGGAGTGGTGCGCGGCGCGTCGCCCGTGGACCCGCTGTCCTACCGGCTGCTGCGCATCGGGCTCTATCTCCACCTGGCCCAACCTCCGCCGGCGGATGCCAGTGGCAAGACGAGCATCCCCGTGCCGCCGGAGAACCTGCGCGCGAACCTGGAGCGCATGGCGGCCAACGCCCGCTGGGCACCGCTGCTGGAGGAGTCCGAGGCGACCCTCAGCCAGCATCGCTTCTTCCTGGACCTGCACTACCTGAGTGCGAAGGCCCTGGGGGAGCTGGGGCACACCGCGGCACGTCAGGCATTGGTGGCGGAGCTGGCATCCTGGCTGAAGCGGATGCCCACCGTCCCGGGACTCCAATTCGGTGACGGCACTCCCGTCGCTTCACCCGAGACGCGCGCATGGCTGGAGTCCGTCGTCGCGCCGCCCGTGTCGCCTGCCGCGCCACAATCATTCTCGGGAGCCGAGACGGAAAAGGGAGACACCGCGGCGGAGGTGCTCGCCGAGGCGCGCAAGCTGTTGTCAGGCGGCAACGCTGCGGGCGCGGTGAACCTTCTCCAGGAGCAGGTGGGCGCTGCGGGCACGGGTCGAAAGCGATTCCAGGCCCGACTCACCCTCGCGAAGCTCTGCGCCGCGGCGGGCCAGTCCCACGTGGCACGTGCCCTTTACGAAGTCCTCGACCGCGAGTCGTTGGAGCGCGGGCTGGATACGTGGGAACCGAAGCTGTCGGCGGAGTGTCTGGAAGGATGGCTCGCTCTCTCACGTCCTCCGCCAAAGTCACCTGAGGCGCTGGTGTCTGACTTCACCGCCCGTTATCATCGGCTCTGTCTGCTTGAGCCGAGTGCCGCGCTGAAGGTGGCGCCCTAA
- the tssJ gene encoding type VI secretion system lipoprotein TssJ: MPVCGGGFGPRARSCVWSCLGTILLSSLLAGACAHTPPAPATCEQPPPFVLHLDASTRLNADDVGRSLPTNVQVFQLKGSRRLEAADFQDLWQRPKEVLEEDLLAMDEFTLEPGQQLTREVSRTSGASYLAVVGVFRRPAGQVWRAVERLPQVKPEDCDPANKTAPRDASMRFLLEDYRVEARSSEVRR; the protein is encoded by the coding sequence ATGCCGGTTTGTGGGGGGGGCTTCGGCCCACGGGCGCGGAGTTGCGTCTGGTCTTGTCTGGGTACGATCCTGCTCTCGAGTCTGCTCGCTGGGGCGTGCGCGCACACCCCACCCGCGCCGGCGACTTGCGAGCAGCCTCCTCCTTTTGTCCTGCATCTCGACGCGAGCACGCGCCTCAACGCGGATGACGTGGGCCGCTCGCTTCCGACGAACGTCCAGGTCTTCCAGCTCAAAGGCTCTCGCCGCCTCGAAGCCGCCGACTTCCAGGACCTCTGGCAGCGTCCCAAGGAGGTTCTCGAGGAGGATTTGCTGGCCATGGATGAGTTCACCCTCGAGCCCGGCCAGCAATTGACGCGTGAAGTCAGTCGGACTTCAGGTGCGAGCTATCTCGCCGTGGTGGGTGTATTCAGACGCCCCGCGGGACAAGTGTGGCGGGCCGTGGAGCGGCTGCCCCAGGTGAAGCCAGAGGACTGCGATCCGGCGAACAAGACCGCGCCGCGTGACGCCTCGATGCGCTTCCTCCTCGAGGACTACCGTGTCGAGGCCCGCTCGAGCGAGGTTCGCAGATGA
- the tssB gene encoding type VI secretion system contractile sheath small subunit has protein sequence MSKEGSVAPKERVNIVYKSDTGNAQSEVELPLKVLVVGDFTGRQDERPVEERAPINIDKGNFNEVMAKQGLSLDASVPNKLSDDPDASMSVALKFQNLSDFTPEGIVNQVPELRQLLELRAALNALKGPLGNVPAFRKKIQTLLGDSEGRQKLMAELGLDKKAD, from the coding sequence GTGAGCAAGGAAGGTTCTGTGGCGCCCAAGGAGCGCGTCAACATTGTCTATAAGTCGGACACTGGGAACGCGCAGTCAGAAGTCGAGCTGCCCCTCAAGGTTCTCGTGGTGGGAGACTTCACGGGCCGCCAGGACGAGCGTCCCGTCGAGGAGCGGGCGCCCATCAACATCGACAAGGGCAACTTCAATGAGGTGATGGCCAAGCAGGGGCTGTCGTTGGACGCGAGCGTGCCGAACAAGCTCTCCGACGACCCGGACGCGAGCATGTCTGTCGCGTTGAAGTTCCAGAACCTGTCGGACTTCACCCCGGAGGGCATTGTCAATCAGGTGCCGGAGCTGCGTCAGCTCCTGGAGCTGCGCGCGGCGCTCAACGCCCTCAAGGGCCCCCTGGGCAACGTGCCGGCCTTCCGCAAGAAGATCCAGACGTTGCTCGGCGACTCCGAGGGACGTCAGAAGCTCATGGCGGAATTGGGGCTGGACAAGAAAGCCGACTAG
- a CDS encoding DotU family type IV/VI secretion system protein produces MDRINSITQESFGALLQLRQFGDNALPAAELVHRQLRTFFDRMLKRANELGFGQQDAQEIAYPIVALADELALARADSFREYWLANLLQFHYFRENRAGDGFFTRLEEVRKDLQRTEILRVYYLCLLFGFRGRFRVRGGELELMQLTEALQRELSKTYKFDTELLSPRGDRPPDSAVSAKRTLPLLAISGAAVVFALLVYTGLRIGLSSSVSSLIEEVTTSSTQQQP; encoded by the coding sequence ATGGACAGAATCAATTCCATCACGCAGGAGAGCTTCGGGGCGCTGCTCCAGCTCCGGCAGTTCGGGGACAATGCGCTGCCCGCGGCGGAGCTCGTGCATCGCCAGCTGCGCACGTTCTTCGACCGCATGCTCAAGCGCGCCAACGAGCTGGGCTTCGGCCAGCAGGACGCGCAGGAGATTGCCTACCCCATCGTCGCGCTCGCGGATGAGCTGGCCCTGGCCCGCGCGGACTCGTTTCGCGAGTACTGGCTCGCCAACCTCCTCCAGTTCCACTACTTCCGGGAGAATCGCGCGGGCGACGGCTTCTTCACGCGCCTGGAAGAGGTTCGCAAGGACCTGCAGCGCACGGAGATTCTCCGCGTCTACTACCTGTGCCTCCTCTTCGGCTTCCGGGGCCGCTTCCGGGTGCGCGGCGGAGAGCTGGAGTTGATGCAGCTCACGGAGGCGCTCCAGCGCGAGCTGTCGAAGACGTACAAGTTCGACACGGAGCTGCTCTCGCCTCGGGGCGACCGGCCTCCCGACAGCGCGGTGAGCGCCAAGCGCACGCTGCCGCTGCTGGCCATCTCCGGCGCGGCGGTGGTCTTCGCGCTGCTCGTCTACACGGGCCTGCGGATTGGCCTGTCCAGCAGCGTCTCTTCCCTCATCGAGGAGGTCACGACCTCCTCCACGCAGCAGCAGCCTTAG
- the tagF gene encoding type VI secretion system-associated protein TagF encodes MLGVMGRNQVALLGKAPCQGDFIRWNAADPVSQAFHRWLEESHEAVRRANTQLSSLPTGFVFTVPGGRQVLVGTLATSTDKVGRVFPLAVYVSIDAAGAAEHFASLPDSFRPFLAAGSQLLADAATLSVSDLEARVSGLAAVSSGDSMGAEAQKRRVLGSPVAPLVQQFQADGAPAGAPYYAFNTFVKACQAEQGKEPSKPGVTLECPFPEVLGPYGWLELARRQLRWRSLPPAMFWHVGPAPRLFLSIGTPGPAVLMHLAKPGHSSMKVWPLHTKQASAIESARNALSPPRRQALEDPNTTVEGFLNAFGT; translated from the coding sequence ATGCTCGGGGTAATGGGGCGCAATCAGGTTGCGCTACTGGGCAAGGCGCCGTGTCAGGGAGACTTCATCCGCTGGAACGCGGCGGACCCCGTGTCCCAGGCCTTCCATCGTTGGCTGGAGGAGTCGCACGAGGCGGTGCGCCGGGCGAACACCCAGCTCTCTTCGTTGCCCACGGGCTTCGTATTCACCGTGCCCGGAGGCCGTCAGGTGCTCGTGGGGACCCTGGCGACGAGCACCGACAAGGTGGGGCGTGTCTTCCCGCTCGCTGTCTACGTGTCCATTGACGCGGCGGGCGCGGCGGAGCACTTCGCCTCGCTGCCCGACAGCTTCAGGCCCTTCCTCGCGGCGGGGAGCCAGTTGCTCGCGGACGCGGCGACGCTCTCCGTGAGCGACCTGGAGGCGCGGGTGTCGGGGCTCGCGGCCGTCTCCTCGGGTGACTCGATGGGCGCGGAGGCGCAGAAGCGCCGGGTCCTGGGCAGCCCTGTCGCGCCGCTGGTCCAGCAGTTCCAGGCCGACGGTGCGCCCGCCGGCGCGCCGTACTACGCGTTCAACACCTTCGTGAAGGCCTGCCAGGCCGAGCAGGGCAAGGAGCCCTCGAAGCCGGGCGTGACGCTGGAGTGTCCCTTCCCGGAGGTGCTCGGGCCCTATGGCTGGTTGGAGCTGGCCCGGCGACAGCTTCGGTGGCGCTCACTGCCTCCGGCGATGTTCTGGCACGTGGGCCCCGCGCCCCGGCTCTTTCTGTCCATCGGGACACCGGGCCCCGCGGTGCTCATGCACCTGGCGAAGCCGGGCCATTCCAGCATGAAGGTCTGGCCGCTTCACACGAAGCAGGCCTCCGCCATCGAGAGCGCACGCAACGCACTCTCGCCACCGCGAAGGCAGGCCCTCGAGGACCCGAACACCACGGTCGAGGGCTTCCTGAACGCCTTCGGAACGTGA